One part of the Acidobacteriota bacterium genome encodes these proteins:
- a CDS encoding M3 family metallopeptidase, producing MKKFSLYRLAATGLIAAAAIFMITNNDNSANAKAVSEAAANPLLEAWTGPYGGIPPFDKVKVSDFEPALEAAMAENLAEIDAIANNKAAPTFENTIAAMEKTGRTLDRVSTIYGIWSGSLSTPEMEAVNTKMAPKLAAFGDKISQNEALFKRIEAVYNSPDKKKLTSEQQRLVWLNYTSFVRQGAKLGAAEKKRLSEINQSLAGLFTKFSQNLLGEEGSLYVTLETEADMAGLPQSLRDAAAQAAKSKNVAAAGIVRNTRSSVDPFLTYSDRRELREKVWKMFVNRGDNGDARDNNAGITQILQLRAERAKLLGFATHAHWRLEPQMAKTPENAMKLMESVWPAAKARVKEEVTDMQALADKEGAKIKIEPWDYRYYMEKVRKQRYDLDDNEVKPYLQLDKIREAMFWVAGEVFDFTFTPVTNVPVFHPDMSVYEVKNKTTGKHVGLWYFDPYARDGKRSGAWMNAYRSQERVEGEITTIVSNNSNFVKGKPGEPVLISWDDATTMFHEFGHALHGLSSNVTYPSLSGTNVARDYVEFPSQILERWVSTPEVLSRFMVHYQTGKPIPQALVDKIKKAATFNQGFATAEYLSSALVDMKLHLAGDKKIDADAFEKETLAALGMPSELVMRHRTPQFGHVFSSDGYSAGYYSYLWSDVISADAYGAFTEAGGPYDKKVGSDLVKYIFSIGNTVDPAEAYRKLRGRDPQTSALMRHRGFPVTEK from the coding sequence ATGAAAAAGTTCTCTTTATACCGCCTTGCAGCGACCGGATTGATCGCAGCGGCGGCAATTTTTATGATCACGAATAATGATAATAGTGCAAACGCCAAGGCCGTGTCGGAAGCGGCGGCAAATCCGCTGCTTGAGGCGTGGACGGGCCCATATGGCGGCATTCCTCCATTCGATAAGGTCAAGGTGTCGGATTTTGAACCGGCACTCGAAGCCGCAATGGCTGAGAATCTCGCTGAGATCGATGCGATCGCCAACAATAAAGCGGCACCGACGTTTGAAAACACGATCGCAGCGATGGAAAAGACCGGCCGAACGCTCGATCGAGTTTCGACGATCTACGGTATCTGGTCGGGCAGTTTGAGCACGCCTGAGATGGAGGCTGTCAATACTAAGATGGCCCCCAAACTGGCCGCATTCGGCGACAAGATATCGCAGAACGAGGCACTGTTCAAGCGCATCGAGGCCGTCTACAATTCGCCGGATAAAAAGAAGCTAACGAGTGAACAGCAGCGGCTTGTTTGGCTCAACTATACGAGCTTCGTTCGTCAGGGAGCAAAACTTGGAGCAGCGGAAAAGAAAAGGCTGTCAGAGATAAATCAAAGCCTCGCCGGATTGTTCACAAAATTCAGCCAGAATCTGTTGGGCGAAGAAGGATCGCTTTACGTTACCTTGGAAACCGAAGCGGATATGGCCGGCCTGCCGCAATCACTTCGTGACGCCGCTGCACAGGCAGCGAAATCAAAGAACGTTGCCGCCGCCGGAATCGTCCGCAATACGCGTTCGTCCGTTGACCCGTTCCTTACTTATTCGGACCGACGCGAGCTTCGCGAAAAGGTCTGGAAAATGTTCGTAAATCGCGGCGACAACGGTGATGCTCGTGATAACAACGCGGGCATTACACAGATCCTCCAACTTCGGGCCGAACGTGCAAAGCTGCTTGGTTTTGCAACTCACGCCCATTGGCGTCTGGAACCGCAAATGGCAAAAACGCCGGAAAATGCGATGAAGCTGATGGAATCTGTATGGCCGGCCGCAAAGGCTCGCGTTAAAGAAGAAGTCACTGATATGCAGGCTCTCGCCGACAAGGAAGGTGCAAAGATCAAGATCGAACCGTGGGATTACCGCTACTACATGGAAAAGGTAAGAAAACAGCGATACGACCTCGATGACAATGAAGTAAAGCCGTATTTGCAGCTCGACAAGATCCGTGAAGCGATGTTCTGGGTAGCCGGCGAAGTGTTCGACTTTACATTCACGCCCGTAACTAACGTGCCTGTTTTTCATCCTGATATGTCGGTCTATGAGGTCAAAAACAAGACTACCGGCAAACACGTCGGTCTCTGGTATTTTGACCCATACGCCCGGGATGGTAAACGCAGCGGTGCTTGGATGAACGCCTACCGCAGTCAGGAACGGGTCGAAGGGGAGATCACGACGATCGTGTCCAACAACTCTAATTTTGTAAAGGGCAAGCCAGGCGAACCGGTTCTCATATCGTGGGATGACGCGACCACAATGTTTCACGAATTCGGTCACGCATTGCACGGCCTTTCGTCAAACGTCACCTACCCGTCGCTGTCGGGTACAAATGTTGCCCGCGATTACGTCGAATTCCCTTCGCAGATACTAGAACGCTGGGTTTCGACGCCCGAAGTATTGTCGCGGTTCATGGTCCATTACCAGACCGGCAAACCGATCCCGCAGGCTCTTGTCGATAAGATCAAAAAGGCCGCCACGTTCAACCAGGGCTTTGCAACGGCTGAGTATCTGTCGAGCGCATTGGTCGATATGAAACTGCACTTGGCAGGAGACAAGAAGATCGATGCCGATGCTTTTGAAAAAGAGACACTTGCTGCACTTGGAATGCCCAGTGAACTCGTTATGCGGCACCGCACGCCGCAGTTCGGCCATGTTTTCTCAAGCGACGGCTATTCGGCCGGCTATTACAGCTATCTATGGTCGGATGTGATCTCGGCCGATGCGTACGGTGCATTTACCGAGGCCGGCGGGCCGTATGACAAAAAGGTCGGATCAGATCTGGTCAAGTATATCTTCTCGATCGGAAATACGGTGGATCCGGCTGAGGCGTATCGGAAATTACGCGGCCGCGACCCGCAGACGTCAGCTCTGATGCGTCATCGCGGTTTTCCGGTGACCGAGAAGTAA
- a CDS encoding VWA domain-containing protein → MLLRRTLNVFSLILLMCGVMAAQDDDPIRVDSSIVRLNVGVVDQRGRPITDLSKASFTVYEDGVKQEITRFEPSTAPFSVVMILDMSGSTLGFRQVIRLSAFRFIDALLPNDRVAVIEFYDKINLLNDFTTDRRAISNSITVANGRGKTQLYKSLDFALDKLSKEKTRRKAIVVLTDGVDTAVRDKDREQLEKLSDAQIPVAIKPETSDILNRVLSRSDAQGVTIYPLALPTGDPAKLADPTPRQVAMYRAARSRLQIVADRSGGTLNAIKALEDMGKIYGQVAAELRTLYTVEYQPINDKRDGKWRSVRVGVSNTELISRTRQGYFAR, encoded by the coding sequence ATGTTACTTCGCCGCACGCTCAACGTATTTTCGCTTATTTTGTTAATGTGCGGTGTCATGGCTGCACAGGATGACGACCCGATCCGCGTCGACTCGTCGATAGTGCGTCTGAATGTCGGAGTGGTCGATCAACGCGGCCGCCCGATCACCGATCTTTCAAAAGCAAGTTTCACGGTTTACGAAGACGGCGTTAAACAGGAGATCACCAGATTCGAGCCGTCAACCGCACCATTCAGCGTCGTTATGATCCTGGATATGAGCGGCTCGACCCTGGGGTTTCGCCAAGTGATCCGGCTTTCTGCGTTTAGATTCATCGACGCTCTGCTGCCGAACGACCGCGTTGCGGTCATTGAATTTTACGACAAGATCAATCTTCTGAACGATTTTACGACCGACCGCCGAGCGATCAGCAATTCGATCACGGTCGCAAATGGTCGAGGAAAGACTCAACTCTATAAGTCGCTCGATTTCGCTCTCGACAAGCTTTCCAAAGAAAAAACTCGCCGAAAGGCGATCGTTGTGCTGACCGACGGTGTCGACACGGCCGTGCGGGACAAGGATCGCGAACAGCTCGAAAAACTCAGCGACGCCCAAATTCCAGTTGCCATAAAACCAGAAACGAGTGATATTTTAAACCGCGTTCTCAGCCGCTCGGACGCTCAAGGAGTGACTATCTATCCGCTGGCGTTGCCAACTGGCGACCCTGCAAAACTTGCAGACCCGACCCCACGGCAGGTGGCTATGTATAGGGCCGCCCGCTCACGTCTTCAGATAGTTGCGGACCGCAGCGGTGGCACCTTAAATGCGATCAAGGCCCTCGAAGATATGGGCAAGATCTATGGTCAGGTCGCCGCCGAACTGCGTACTCTTTACACCGTCGAATATCAGCCCATAAACGACAAACGAGACGGGAAATGGCGATCGGTCCGTGTCGGCGTAAGCAACACCGAGTTGATATCGCGAACGCGTCAAGGATATTTTGCGAGGTAA
- a CDS encoding protein kinase, with translation MKPLAPNTMIQNRYLVVHLIGKGGMGEVYLAVDQRLGSAIALKRTFFADNETLGNAFEREAKILARLRHPVLPKVSDHFSENGDQYLVMEHISGDDLSKRLESANKPFPVSWVMFWADQLLDALTYLHSHEPPIIHRDIKPQNLKLTDENHIILLDFGLSKDSSGQTIASKPGSSGSVVGYTPHFASMEQIRGTGTDGRSDLYSLSATLYQLMTNVVPADALSRADTMLSGKTDPIIALSDANPEISPAVSNVILKGLEVSKDKRFGTAAEMQKALRTAYSQMQNQMSAETQVFNVGDLHSTVPPAKDPSVPLAPSEMATRMATVPPAPAVVSQSADNNFDATLAMDADEAQEVVRQADVRTEVFNAGSFDQTAANDEVPPPVVSEPPPSPFDSTRPVDESVPAATVPLISIDENVISPASAEPAAPEFFTTPVAEVRKEDLPPPVVSSAVSAGASAGAASANSQTAEKKSGSKAFLILGGLAAFFLLMIGALGGGWYYYTNYYLAGDTKPTPTPSATPVASPTTVPSPSPTASPDGNSNSNTNSDDIKTVEPTPVPTPTQTAGPRPAQTPVVVDRPVKPARTPGPKATPKPKPNNDRTVILQ, from the coding sequence ATGAAACCACTAGCTCCGAATACAATGATCCAGAACCGCTATTTGGTGGTTCACTTGATCGGAAAAGGCGGAATGGGCGAGGTCTATCTGGCCGTTGACCAGCGTCTCGGCAGTGCGATAGCGCTGAAGCGAACGTTTTTCGCCGATAACGAGACACTCGGCAACGCGTTCGAACGCGAGGCCAAGATACTCGCCCGACTCCGGCATCCCGTACTCCCGAAAGTCAGCGATCACTTTTCCGAAAACGGCGATCAATACCTCGTAATGGAGCATATTTCGGGTGACGACCTTTCAAAGCGTCTGGAGAGTGCGAATAAGCCGTTTCCGGTAAGCTGGGTGATGTTTTGGGCGGATCAATTGCTCGATGCACTCACTTACCTTCATTCGCACGAGCCTCCGATCATTCATCGCGATATTAAACCGCAAAATCTAAAGCTAACGGACGAGAATCACATTATTTTGCTTGATTTTGGCCTTTCCAAGGATTCGAGCGGCCAGACGATCGCTTCGAAACCTGGGTCGTCCGGAAGCGTTGTTGGTTACACGCCGCATTTCGCTTCCATGGAGCAAATACGCGGAACCGGTACCGATGGCCGCAGCGACCTGTATTCACTTTCGGCCACGCTTTATCAATTGATGACTAATGTGGTGCCGGCGGACGCACTATCCCGTGCCGATACCATGCTTAGCGGCAAAACGGATCCGATCATTGCCCTGTCAGATGCGAATCCCGAGATCTCGCCCGCAGTTTCGAACGTGATACTCAAAGGGCTCGAGGTCAGCAAGGATAAGCGTTTTGGCACTGCGGCCGAAATGCAGAAGGCATTGCGAACGGCATATTCTCAGATGCAGAATCAGATGTCTGCCGAAACACAGGTTTTTAATGTCGGCGATCTGCACTCGACGGTTCCTCCGGCAAAGGACCCTTCCGTTCCTCTCGCTCCATCCGAAATGGCGACGCGGATGGCAACGGTCCCGCCTGCCCCGGCGGTAGTATCCCAGTCGGCTGACAATAATTTTGACGCAACACTCGCAATGGACGCTGATGAGGCTCAGGAGGTCGTTCGTCAGGCGGATGTCCGCACCGAGGTATTCAATGCCGGATCGTTCGATCAGACGGCGGCAAATGATGAAGTTCCGCCACCGGTAGTGTCAGAACCTCCGCCGTCGCCGTTTGATTCGACACGACCGGTTGACGAATCGGTGCCCGCAGCGACGGTTCCATTGATCTCGATCGATGAGAATGTGATTTCTCCGGCTTCAGCGGAACCGGCCGCACCGGAATTCTTTACGACACCGGTTGCCGAAGTTAGAAAAGAGGATCTGCCGCCTCCGGTCGTTTCGTCAGCGGTTTCCGCCGGTGCGTCGGCCGGAGCGGCATCCGCGAATTCTCAGACTGCTGAAAAAAAATCGGGTTCGAAAGCATTTTTGATCCTGGGCGGCCTTGCTGCGTTCTTTTTACTTATGATCGGAGCTCTTGGCGGCGGTTGGTATTACTACACGAATTATTACTTAGCCGGAGACACTAAACCGACGCCGACACCGTCAGCCACACCGGTTGCGTCGCCGACAACGGTGCCGTCGCCGTCGCCCACGGCATCGCCCGATGGTAATTCGAACAGTAATACGAACAGTGATGACATTAAGACCGTAGAACCAACACCGGTACCGACGCCGACTCAGACCGCCGGCCCGAGACCGGCACAGACACCGGTTGTTGTTGATCGTCCCGTCAAACCGGCCCGAACACCCGGCCCGAAAGCGACGCCCAAGCCAAAGCCGAACAACGATCGCACAGTCATTCTGCAGTAA
- a CDS encoding tetratricopeptide repeat protein, whose translation MRLKLIRTFTTAMVLGVVLSFAGAVAAQTRNDLKRAKEFADAGDKAFRQKEYRQATELYGQAIVIVPTNPYCHFWKGYAHYYLQEYDLSERSFVLALNQGFKPIEVYKVRWYLFYVQKKYSEAVGDLKKAVELEPKNTNLLKGLGDSHLALGANQDALNAYQRALLITPKDADLYYSIAYLHAQTGNLKGQEQSAGEAIRMGTQYMGEAHYLLADALERQKNFAAAITSYQRAISAKPTLYQAYRNLANIYQRQNKLSNAIETLKKAILLFPNDGNIYTDISWFYSLNDRPADAVQAALAAIKFLPDQYMGYTNLCRAYNETKQYKEAVAACNSALKLKPGDGETFFYLGRASDLLGKPSEATGYYRKAVTGLVEFTNGNPDYADGFYLLGNAYFADNQRDRAIEAYTKCLQLSPNFAKARYNLGIILVLKKDKTGAMTQYSFLLAQDVALAGKLKAEIDKL comes from the coding sequence ATGAGATTGAAGCTAATAAGAACATTTACAACAGCAATGGTGCTAGGCGTGGTCCTATCATTCGCCGGTGCAGTTGCCGCGCAGACCAGAAACGACCTCAAGCGTGCAAAGGAATTCGCGGATGCAGGTGATAAGGCCTTCAGACAAAAGGAATACCGCCAGGCAACTGAGCTTTATGGCCAGGCGATCGTCATAGTTCCAACAAATCCGTATTGTCATTTCTGGAAGGGATACGCACATTATTACCTTCAAGAATATGATCTGTCTGAACGATCATTCGTACTTGCATTGAACCAAGGGTTTAAGCCGATCGAGGTGTACAAGGTTCGATGGTACTTGTTTTATGTTCAGAAAAAGTATTCCGAGGCGGTAGGTGATCTAAAGAAAGCTGTTGAACTCGAACCAAAGAACACCAATTTGCTGAAAGGTTTGGGCGATTCTCATCTGGCGTTGGGAGCAAATCAGGATGCCTTGAATGCATACCAGCGTGCTCTGTTGATCACTCCGAAGGATGCCGACCTTTATTATTCGATCGCCTACCTTCATGCTCAAACGGGCAATTTGAAAGGACAAGAGCAATCGGCCGGTGAGGCAATTCGAATGGGCACCCAATACATGGGCGAAGCCCATTATTTGCTGGCTGATGCGCTTGAACGCCAAAAGAACTTCGCGGCTGCGATCACTTCATATCAACGGGCGATCAGTGCGAAACCCACGCTGTATCAGGCTTATCGAAATCTGGCAAATATCTATCAACGCCAAAACAAGCTGTCTAACGCGATCGAAACACTCAAGAAGGCCATTCTTTTGTTTCCGAATGACGGGAATATTTACACTGATATTAGTTGGTTTTACAGCTTGAACGACCGGCCGGCGGATGCTGTTCAAGCGGCATTGGCGGCCATCAAATTCCTGCCCGATCAGTACATGGGCTACACGAATCTTTGCCGTGCATATAACGAGACCAAGCAATACAAAGAAGCAGTCGCGGCCTGTAACAGTGCTTTGAAGTTGAAGCCGGGTGATGGTGAAACATTCTTCTACCTCGGCCGAGCGAGCGATCTGCTTGGAAAGCCGTCGGAAGCAACAGGCTACTATCGAAAAGCGGTGACGGGCCTGGTCGAATTTACTAACGGGAACCCTGACTATGCAGATGGATTCTATTTACTCGGCAATGCTTATTTTGCCGACAACCAGCGCGACCGAGCGATCGAGGCATATACCAAATGTCTCCAGCTGAGCCCAAACTTTGCAAAGGCAAGATACAATTTGGGGATAATATTGGTTTTGAAAAAGGATAAAACGGGAGCGATGACACAGTACAGTTTCCTGCTGGCACAGGACGTTGCTCTTGCAGGTAAACTCAAGGCTGAGATAGACAAGCTATAA
- a CDS encoding zf-HC2 domain-containing protein, with amino-acid sequence MKCEELRSDLALYGDGFLPIERSAVIETHFESCPVCRAKNAANLEIVSDLRQSEKPRISADLQRSLRMAVASELNSRRRPASFFSHGFGEWLQMRVMPYAVGVAASTVIGIGVLTFLLSNIQSPESAMAKPSSSRQTGLLLAGNQDPYAGTGSEPIYPAEYARNRLAVSGESPSLNPQGALVAMTSSLLRENRGNDGVVVVADVLSNGVAQIKEVISPTYNSRTISDLEKAMDAELGNAPFVPASLDNRSDSVRVVLRFQRVDVNTRENVKRRR; translated from the coding sequence ATGAAATGCGAAGAATTACGATCTGATCTTGCTTTGTATGGCGACGGTTTTTTGCCGATAGAGCGGTCAGCGGTGATCGAGACCCATTTCGAATCATGTCCTGTTTGCCGCGCCAAAAACGCGGCCAATCTCGAGATCGTCAGCGACCTGCGGCAGAGCGAAAAGCCCCGTATTTCCGCCGATCTTCAAAGGTCGTTGCGGATGGCGGTAGCGTCCGAATTGAATAGTCGCCGGCGGCCGGCATCGTTCTTTTCGCACGGCTTCGGCGAATGGCTGCAGATGCGGGTAATGCCTTACGCTGTCGGCGTAGCGGCGAGCACGGTGATCGGAATCGGCGTGCTCACGTTCCTGTTGTCGAATATCCAATCGCCGGAGTCAGCGATGGCCAAACCTTCGAGCAGCAGGCAAACCGGTCTTCTGCTTGCCGGCAATCAGGATCCTTATGCCGGAACAGGTAGCGAGCCGATCTATCCCGCAGAGTATGCCCGCAATCGGCTGGCGGTCTCGGGCGAATCTCCGAGTCTAAACCCGCAGGGTGCCCTAGTCGCAATGACAAGTTCCCTGCTTCGCGAGAATCGCGGCAATGATGGAGTTGTGGTGGTCGCGGATGTATTGAGCAATGGGGTGGCACAGATCAAAGAGGTCATTTCGCCGACTTACAATAGCCGAACCATATCCGATCTGGAAAAAGCGATGGATGCCGAACTCGGGAACGCCCCGTTCGTTCCGGCATCCCTTGATAATCGGTCTGACAGCGTCCGCGTGGTACTTCGTTTCCAGCGAGTCGACGTGAATACCAGAGAGAACGTTAAGCGCCGAAGATAA
- a CDS encoding sigma-70 family RNA polymerase sigma factor, giving the protein MIFSKSITFDEEDLRQAVTAAPVVSVRQADSGLIENLRERDAAAFDALINRYSGDVYALLYRLTSDPDEAADLTQETFLHALRAIKSFRGESGLKTWLFRIAINESRNRFRWWKRRRRDQTLSLDATIGDSETQVWETISDNSISPEDEVLRQERTKALNNALGMLKTVYREAIVLCDLEGFSYEECAEALGTNIGTVKSRISRGREELRRQLKGF; this is encoded by the coding sequence ATGATCTTCAGTAAGTCAATCACATTTGACGAAGAAGACCTGAGGCAAGCCGTAACCGCGGCACCCGTTGTATCTGTTCGTCAGGCCGATAGCGGATTGATTGAAAATTTACGAGAAAGGGACGCCGCCGCATTTGACGCTCTGATCAACCGTTATTCGGGTGATGTTTACGCTTTGCTATATCGTTTAACGTCCGATCCGGACGAAGCCGCTGACCTGACGCAGGAAACATTCCTGCACGCTTTGCGTGCGATCAAGAGTTTTCGCGGTGAATCCGGGTTGAAGACATGGCTTTTCCGTATCGCGATCAATGAATCGCGTAACCGTTTTCGCTGGTGGAAACGCCGGCGGCGAGACCAAACACTCTCGCTCGATGCGACGATCGGTGACAGCGAAACGCAGGTTTGGGAAACGATCTCTGACAATTCTATTTCGCCCGAAGATGAAGTACTTCGGCAGGAACGGACAAAAGCTCTGAATAATGCTCTGGGAATGTTGAAGACCGTCTATCGAGAGGCTATCGTCCTATGCGATCTCGAAGGATTTAGTTACGAAGAGTGTGCCGAAGCACTCGGAACGAATATCGGAACAGTGAAATCGCGAATTTCGCGGGGACGTGAGGAATTACGAAGGCAATTAAAGGGTTTTTGA
- a CDS encoding tetratricopeptide repeat protein: MARKQRRLEQVATGVEEQKAAVRYQDPFQQNVNKKLEEAGKVFEGKGRTIMYGIAALAVIVLLIFIVTTWSRRSNGAAQTALGKAIETSQSRVSDQPAPAGSTDKVFKTEKERADAAIAEFQIVVNKFGGAAGEKAKYFIAVNRLMSDRAAGIAELEGIAKGNTDVGKLAKFALAQTRFDDGKYDEAVTFYQELAALPDAIVAKDSINFQLAKAYEKQGKTKEAADLYFTIAKAAAEAKDSDGKPVPMGETANEAKEKLTALDPERAKEIVVPAPASPFGS; the protein is encoded by the coding sequence ATGGCACGTAAACAGAGAAGACTCGAACAAGTAGCGACCGGCGTTGAAGAACAGAAAGCAGCGGTTCGCTACCAGGATCCATTTCAGCAGAATGTGAACAAAAAGCTCGAAGAGGCCGGAAAGGTCTTTGAGGGCAAGGGCCGAACGATCATGTATGGCATCGCTGCACTTGCAGTGATCGTTTTGCTGATCTTCATTGTCACGACTTGGAGCCGACGTTCGAATGGTGCAGCACAGACTGCTCTTGGCAAGGCCATCGAGACGTCACAATCGCGTGTCTCCGATCAGCCTGCTCCTGCCGGGTCGACCGATAAGGTGTTCAAAACAGAAAAGGAACGTGCCGATGCCGCTATTGCCGAGTTTCAGATTGTGGTCAATAAATTCGGCGGTGCCGCCGGCGAAAAGGCCAAATATTTCATTGCTGTCAATCGACTGATGTCTGACCGTGCCGCCGGGATCGCGGAACTCGAGGGTATCGCAAAGGGTAATACAGACGTTGGAAAGCTCGCAAAATTCGCACTCGCTCAAACGCGTTTTGATGACGGTAAGTACGATGAAGCCGTGACGTTCTATCAGGAGCTTGCTGCCTTGCCTGACGCGATCGTCGCCAAAGATTCAATAAATTTTCAGCTTGCCAAGGCCTACGAGAAACAGGGCAAAACGAAAGAAGCCGCGGACCTCTACTTCACGATCGCAAAGGCGGCTGCCGAAGCTAAGGACTCAGACGGTAAGCCGGTGCCGATGGGCGAAACCGCTAACGAAGCTAAAGAAAAGCTTACGGCACTAGACCCCGAGCGTGCCAAAGAGATCGTTGTTCCGGCTCCTGCGTCGCCGTTTGGCAGCTAA
- a CDS encoding cytochrome c3 family protein, producing MRQIINSITVFVILAVGFLFVDGNTTNGQRLPPKKAETKRTIPEVIILAKGSKQGQVTFNHVKHNGGEYNIGGPILCTECHHTAQPASELVRFPPLKTAWPADRTTTLTAELFAEDPAKAGVASCRDCHSRDGAKPKLLDKTPAYDDAITGKTTKLTNQIALHQTCDVCHFQIGFRVAGSKAPTSTNCASCHKAAAKKH from the coding sequence ATGCGGCAAATAATAAACTCGATCACCGTTTTCGTAATTCTGGCTGTAGGTTTTCTTTTTGTGGACGGCAATACTACGAATGGTCAGCGACTACCCCCAAAAAAAGCCGAAACGAAAAGGACGATACCGGAGGTCATTATCCTGGCCAAAGGTTCAAAACAAGGACAAGTCACATTCAATCACGTTAAGCACAACGGCGGCGAATATAATATCGGCGGCCCGATACTTTGTACCGAGTGTCATCATACCGCTCAGCCAGCGTCTGAACTCGTGCGATTCCCGCCATTGAAGACAGCCTGGCCGGCAGACCGTACGACAACGCTCACTGCTGAACTGTTCGCAGAAGATCCAGCGAAAGCCGGCGTGGCAAGCTGCCGCGATTGCCACTCGCGTGACGGTGCAAAGCCAAAATTGCTCGATAAGACCCCGGCCTATGATGATGCCATTACCGGCAAGACCACGAAGTTAACAAACCAGATCGCACTCCATCAGACATGTGACGTCTGCCATTTCCAAATAGGATTTCGTGTCGCCGGTTCGAAGGCCCCAACTTCCACAAACTGCGCCTCGTGCCATAAAGCGGCGGCAAAGAAACACTGA
- a CDS encoding PspA/IM30 family protein yields the protein MGLWARLKRVFFASTGAALDKIENPELVLQQTIRDMRDRVPELNNSVAQVMATERLLLKQKENLSTQVVDLDSKIKASVKMGRDDIATAYIGQLQQAQLDLQRTEVQAEHAQVASKQALKARDNYVLNMKKRTAEAMQLISASKQAKLQEQLAQTMDTFNIGDDSSTFNEMREKIDRRVAAAEAKLQLGSSSVDAQMQDIEREAMDIQLQDKLLEYKQSMGMLGAGTPAPSKQIEAGNDVAEADVLDQVIVNETSQSN from the coding sequence ATGGGATTGTGGGCAAGATTAAAACGAGTATTTTTTGCGAGTACAGGTGCTGCACTTGATAAAATTGAGAACCCCGAATTGGTGCTGCAGCAGACGATCCGCGACATGCGTGACCGCGTGCCTGAGTTAAATAATTCGGTCGCCCAAGTGATGGCTACCGAACGGCTTTTGCTCAAACAGAAAGAGAATCTTTCGACACAAGTTGTCGATCTCGATTCGAAGATCAAAGCCTCGGTCAAAATGGGCCGCGACGATATCGCGACCGCATACATCGGTCAACTACAGCAGGCACAGTTGGACCTCCAGCGGACCGAAGTTCAGGCCGAACACGCCCAGGTCGCTTCCAAACAGGCTCTTAAGGCCCGCGACAATTACGTTCTCAATATGAAAAAGCGCACTGCTGAGGCGATGCAGCTTATCAGTGCTTCAAAGCAGGCGAAACTGCAGGAACAGCTCGCTCAGACGATGGACACCTTCAACATCGGCGACGATTCATCGACATTCAACGAGATGCGCGAAAAGATCGACCGCCGTGTTGCCGCCGCCGAAGCGAAACTTCAGCTTGGTTCAAGCTCCGTCGATGCCCAGATGCAGGACATCGAACGTGAAGCGATGGATATCCAACTGCAGGACAAACTCCTTGAATATAAGCAATCGATGGGAATGCTCGGTGCAGGAACGCCGGCTCCGAGTAAACAGATCGAGGCTGGCAACGACGTTGCCGAGGCTGATGTGCTCGACCAAGTGATCGTTAACGAGACAAGTCAATCGAACTAA